Proteins encoded within one genomic window of Eleutherodactylus coqui strain aEleCoq1 chromosome 1, aEleCoq1.hap1, whole genome shotgun sequence:
- the PCDH20 gene encoding protocadherin-20 isoform X1: MGQQASPTSTSLSHVQHFLFVCLIVPLSGPAISSASYSTASELLYMLHEGLPKGILIGNIVRDLQLGLFTDPPLSFSQASKGLSGKYVTLDNSTGELYTSAEELDREALCPQNLGIQDCVLLLDIIILPQEYFRLIKVKIAIIDVNDNAPVFPVAQIYITVPENAPVNTRLVIEHPAYDPDGGLNGVQTYRLVDYYGVFTLDVEENESGERTPYLIIMGTLDREVKSEYKTIIIAEDGGNPPLVGSATLSILISDVNDNCPQFTESTINVTIPGNSSIGMKVTTVRAVDVDLGSNAMITYVFSERVPQSSKEIFYLDENTGVIKLFKRVDGNTIQQHKLTILANGPGCIPAVMSVFISIIKVALRPPEVVPRYIANEENGIVYLKELEPINSPIAFFTIKDPDGKYKVNCYLEGEGPFRLTAYKTYTNEYLLETTNTLDYEVKRTYNISVVAISLDGSKVRKLIQVYILDDNDNAPVFTQPTVEVTIEENNQVNAFLAKLHATDADSGERGQVSYFLGPDAPAYFSLDKQTGILTVTTMLDREEKEKYRFTVKARDSGKPPRESVATVHITVLDKNDNSPRFISKDFSFFVPENFPGFGEIGVISVTDADSGQNGWVALSILNGSDIFVIDTGKGLLRAKVSLDREQQSSYILWVEATDGGDPTLSSTAKITILLLDVNDNPPLVLFPQSNMSYLLVLPSTLPGSPVTEVYAVDKDTGMNAVIAYSIIGRRGPRPESFRIDSKTGNITLEEALMRDDYGLYRLLVKVTDHGYPEPLFSTVMVNLFVNDTVSNESYIESLLRKDPDINIEEKEPQIAIEPTHKKMETDSCVPTLVTLSIFCLGSVILVTLMAMYICLRKGKKDHRINENLEVQIPLNGKIDFHLLDKKPIEISNI; this comes from the exons ATGGGGCAACAAGCCAGTCCAACCAGCACCAGTCTAAGCCATGTACAG caCTTTCTGTTTGTGTGTCTAATTGTTCCCTTATCTGGACCTGCAATTAGTTCAGCAAGTTACAGCACAGCTTCCGAATTACTATACATGCTACATGAAGGATTACCCAAGGGGATTCTCATTGGAAACATTGTGCGTGATCTGCAGCTGGGTCTCTTTACTGACCCCCCTCTTTCATTCAGCCAGGCATCTAAAGGGCTAAGTGGGAAGTATGTGACACTTGATAACAGCACGGGGGAGCTGTACACATCAGCAGAGGAGTTGGACAGAGAAGCTCTTTGCCCACAGAACCTTGGTATTCAGGACTGTGTCCTCCTTCTTGATATTATTATTTTGCCACAGGAATATTTCAGGCTCATCAAAGTAAAGATTGCCATTATTGATGTGAATGATAATGCTCCTGTGTTTCCAGTGGCACAGATTTATATTACTGTCCCAGAGAATGCTCCTGTTAACACCAGGCTGGTTATAGAGCATCCTGCTTATGACCCTGATGGAGGACTGAATGGGGTCCAAACCTACAGGTTAGTGGACTACTATGGTGTTTTTACATTAGATGTGGAAGAGAATGAGAGTGGGGAAAGGACACCTTACCTGATAATAATGGGGACCCTGGACAGAGAGGTCAAATCTGAGTACAAAACTATAATTATTGCTGAAGATGGTGGCAACCCACCTCTTGTAGGATCTGCCACACTTTCCATCCTCATTAGTGATGTTAATGATAATTGTCCACAGTTCACCGAATCCACCATTAACGTGACTATTCCTGGAAACTCAAGTATTGGCATGAAGGTAACCACTGTGCGAGCTGTGGATGTTGATCTAGGCAGCAATGCAATGATTACGTATGTCTTCAGTGAACGTGTTCCACAATCCTCAAAGGAAATTTTCTACTTGGATGAAAATACAGGAGTAATAAAGCTTTTCAAAAGGGTAGATGGCAACACCATTCAACAACATAAATTAACTATACTTGCCAATGGCCCGGGCTGCATCCCAGCTGTTATGAGCGTGTTTATTTCCATTATTAAAGTGGCGCTCCGACCGCCTGAGGTTGTACCTCGCTATATTGCAAATGAAGAAAATGGTATTGTCTATTTGAAAGAGCTAGAACCTATTAATTCTCCGATTGCATTTTTCACTATCAAAGATCCTGATGGGAAATACAAGGTAAACTGTTATTTAGAAGGCGAAGGACCTTTCCGACTTACTGCATACAAAACCTATACAAATGAATATTTGCTTGAGACTACAAATACGTTAGATTATGAAGTGAAACGAACCTATAATATTTCAGTGGTTGCAATTAGTTTGGATGGGTCTAAAGTTAGGAAACTAATACAAGTGTATATTTTGGATGATAATGACAATGCCCCTGTTTTCACCCAACCCACCGTAGAAGTTACAATTGAAGAAAACAACCAAGTGAATGCTTTTTTGGCCAAATTGCATGCTACTGATGCTGACAGTGGGGAAAGGGGTCAAGTATCCTACTTTTTGGGGCCTGATGCACCTGCTTATTTTTCTCTTGATAAGCAAACAGGAATTCTGACAGTTACAACTATGCTAGATCGAGAGGAAAAAGAGAAATACAGGTTCACTGTTAAAGCAAGAGATTCTGGCAAACCTCCAAGAGAGTCAGTAGCCACTGTTCATATTACAGTTCTGGACAAAAACGACAACAGCCCTCGTTTTATCAGCAaagatttcagtttttttgtccCTGAGAACTTTCCGGGCTTTGGTGAAATTGGAGTAATTAGCGTCACAGATGCTGATTCTGGACAGAATGGCTGGGTAGCCCTTTCTATACTGAATGGAAGTGACATTTTTGTCATTGATACTGGCAAAGGACTCCTGAGAGCAAAGGTATCACTGGATAGAGAACAACAGAGTTCTTATATTCTTTGGGTCGAAGCTACTGATGGCGGTGATCCTACTTTGTCTTCTACAGCTAAAATAACTATATTGCTCCTGGATGTTAATGACAACCCCCCACTGGTCTTATTCCCACAATCCAATATGTCATATCTTCTTGTCCTTCCTTCAACTCTGCCTGGTTCTCCTGTAACTGAAGTTTATGCTGTTGATAAGGACACAGGGATGAATGCAGTCATAGCATATAGTATCATAGGAAGGAGGGGGCCTAGACCTGAATCTTTTAGAATAGATTCTAAAACAGGGAATATAACCTTAGAAGAGGCCCTAATGAGGGATGACTATGGCTTATATAGGTTATTGGTGAAAGTGACTGATCACGGTTATCCAGAACCTCTTTTCTCCACAGTTATGGTCAATTTGTTTGTCAATGACACTGTAAGCAATGAGAGCTATATTGAGAGCTTGCTAAGGAAAGATCCTGATATTAATATAGAGGAAAAGGAGCCACAAATAGCAATTGAACCTACTCATAAAAAGATGGAAACAGATTCCTGTGTCCCTACGCTGGTCACTCTATCAATATTCTGTTTGGGCTCTGTCATTCTGGTCACTTTGATGGCAATGTATATCTGCTTGAGAAAAGGAAAGAAAGATCACAGGATAAACGAAAACCTGGAAGTTCAAATTCCACTAAATGGCAAAATTGACTTCCATCTGCTTGATAAAAAGCCAATTGAGATTTCTAACATTTAA
- the PCDH20 gene encoding protocadherin-20 isoform X2, protein MLHEGLPKGILIGNIVRDLQLGLFTDPPLSFSQASKGLSGKYVTLDNSTGELYTSAEELDREALCPQNLGIQDCVLLLDIIILPQEYFRLIKVKIAIIDVNDNAPVFPVAQIYITVPENAPVNTRLVIEHPAYDPDGGLNGVQTYRLVDYYGVFTLDVEENESGERTPYLIIMGTLDREVKSEYKTIIIAEDGGNPPLVGSATLSILISDVNDNCPQFTESTINVTIPGNSSIGMKVTTVRAVDVDLGSNAMITYVFSERVPQSSKEIFYLDENTGVIKLFKRVDGNTIQQHKLTILANGPGCIPAVMSVFISIIKVALRPPEVVPRYIANEENGIVYLKELEPINSPIAFFTIKDPDGKYKVNCYLEGEGPFRLTAYKTYTNEYLLETTNTLDYEVKRTYNISVVAISLDGSKVRKLIQVYILDDNDNAPVFTQPTVEVTIEENNQVNAFLAKLHATDADSGERGQVSYFLGPDAPAYFSLDKQTGILTVTTMLDREEKEKYRFTVKARDSGKPPRESVATVHITVLDKNDNSPRFISKDFSFFVPENFPGFGEIGVISVTDADSGQNGWVALSILNGSDIFVIDTGKGLLRAKVSLDREQQSSYILWVEATDGGDPTLSSTAKITILLLDVNDNPPLVLFPQSNMSYLLVLPSTLPGSPVTEVYAVDKDTGMNAVIAYSIIGRRGPRPESFRIDSKTGNITLEEALMRDDYGLYRLLVKVTDHGYPEPLFSTVMVNLFVNDTVSNESYIESLLRKDPDINIEEKEPQIAIEPTHKKMETDSCVPTLVTLSIFCLGSVILVTLMAMYICLRKGKKDHRINENLEVQIPLNGKIDFHLLDKKPIEISNI, encoded by the coding sequence ATGCTACATGAAGGATTACCCAAGGGGATTCTCATTGGAAACATTGTGCGTGATCTGCAGCTGGGTCTCTTTACTGACCCCCCTCTTTCATTCAGCCAGGCATCTAAAGGGCTAAGTGGGAAGTATGTGACACTTGATAACAGCACGGGGGAGCTGTACACATCAGCAGAGGAGTTGGACAGAGAAGCTCTTTGCCCACAGAACCTTGGTATTCAGGACTGTGTCCTCCTTCTTGATATTATTATTTTGCCACAGGAATATTTCAGGCTCATCAAAGTAAAGATTGCCATTATTGATGTGAATGATAATGCTCCTGTGTTTCCAGTGGCACAGATTTATATTACTGTCCCAGAGAATGCTCCTGTTAACACCAGGCTGGTTATAGAGCATCCTGCTTATGACCCTGATGGAGGACTGAATGGGGTCCAAACCTACAGGTTAGTGGACTACTATGGTGTTTTTACATTAGATGTGGAAGAGAATGAGAGTGGGGAAAGGACACCTTACCTGATAATAATGGGGACCCTGGACAGAGAGGTCAAATCTGAGTACAAAACTATAATTATTGCTGAAGATGGTGGCAACCCACCTCTTGTAGGATCTGCCACACTTTCCATCCTCATTAGTGATGTTAATGATAATTGTCCACAGTTCACCGAATCCACCATTAACGTGACTATTCCTGGAAACTCAAGTATTGGCATGAAGGTAACCACTGTGCGAGCTGTGGATGTTGATCTAGGCAGCAATGCAATGATTACGTATGTCTTCAGTGAACGTGTTCCACAATCCTCAAAGGAAATTTTCTACTTGGATGAAAATACAGGAGTAATAAAGCTTTTCAAAAGGGTAGATGGCAACACCATTCAACAACATAAATTAACTATACTTGCCAATGGCCCGGGCTGCATCCCAGCTGTTATGAGCGTGTTTATTTCCATTATTAAAGTGGCGCTCCGACCGCCTGAGGTTGTACCTCGCTATATTGCAAATGAAGAAAATGGTATTGTCTATTTGAAAGAGCTAGAACCTATTAATTCTCCGATTGCATTTTTCACTATCAAAGATCCTGATGGGAAATACAAGGTAAACTGTTATTTAGAAGGCGAAGGACCTTTCCGACTTACTGCATACAAAACCTATACAAATGAATATTTGCTTGAGACTACAAATACGTTAGATTATGAAGTGAAACGAACCTATAATATTTCAGTGGTTGCAATTAGTTTGGATGGGTCTAAAGTTAGGAAACTAATACAAGTGTATATTTTGGATGATAATGACAATGCCCCTGTTTTCACCCAACCCACCGTAGAAGTTACAATTGAAGAAAACAACCAAGTGAATGCTTTTTTGGCCAAATTGCATGCTACTGATGCTGACAGTGGGGAAAGGGGTCAAGTATCCTACTTTTTGGGGCCTGATGCACCTGCTTATTTTTCTCTTGATAAGCAAACAGGAATTCTGACAGTTACAACTATGCTAGATCGAGAGGAAAAAGAGAAATACAGGTTCACTGTTAAAGCAAGAGATTCTGGCAAACCTCCAAGAGAGTCAGTAGCCACTGTTCATATTACAGTTCTGGACAAAAACGACAACAGCCCTCGTTTTATCAGCAaagatttcagtttttttgtccCTGAGAACTTTCCGGGCTTTGGTGAAATTGGAGTAATTAGCGTCACAGATGCTGATTCTGGACAGAATGGCTGGGTAGCCCTTTCTATACTGAATGGAAGTGACATTTTTGTCATTGATACTGGCAAAGGACTCCTGAGAGCAAAGGTATCACTGGATAGAGAACAACAGAGTTCTTATATTCTTTGGGTCGAAGCTACTGATGGCGGTGATCCTACTTTGTCTTCTACAGCTAAAATAACTATATTGCTCCTGGATGTTAATGACAACCCCCCACTGGTCTTATTCCCACAATCCAATATGTCATATCTTCTTGTCCTTCCTTCAACTCTGCCTGGTTCTCCTGTAACTGAAGTTTATGCTGTTGATAAGGACACAGGGATGAATGCAGTCATAGCATATAGTATCATAGGAAGGAGGGGGCCTAGACCTGAATCTTTTAGAATAGATTCTAAAACAGGGAATATAACCTTAGAAGAGGCCCTAATGAGGGATGACTATGGCTTATATAGGTTATTGGTGAAAGTGACTGATCACGGTTATCCAGAACCTCTTTTCTCCACAGTTATGGTCAATTTGTTTGTCAATGACACTGTAAGCAATGAGAGCTATATTGAGAGCTTGCTAAGGAAAGATCCTGATATTAATATAGAGGAAAAGGAGCCACAAATAGCAATTGAACCTACTCATAAAAAGATGGAAACAGATTCCTGTGTCCCTACGCTGGTCACTCTATCAATATTCTGTTTGGGCTCTGTCATTCTGGTCACTTTGATGGCAATGTATATCTGCTTGAGAAAAGGAAAGAAAGATCACAGGATAAACGAAAACCTGGAAGTTCAAATTCCACTAAATGGCAAAATTGACTTCCATCTGCTTGATAAAAAGCCAATTGAGATTTCTAACATTTAA